The sequence CGCTGCGGCGCAGGCCCGGTACCCGCCGGCGGCTCCCGGAGGGCAGGCCGGCCAGCTCGGGGGTGATCTTGGCTCGCCGCGAGGTCAGGAACTCGCGGACCTCTGCTTGGTTGTCCACGCCTTCGACGGTACGTCCCGCCCGCGTCCATAGGGATGTACTGGCGGTACACCCCTCGATGGTGTCTCGCTGCCCGCGCGAAAAGCGGGTTGCCTGGATGACGTGGTGCTTTTCGCCTGGTCGTCACGACGGGATTTTGCACCTGGCCCTGCACTCGGCGACGGCCCCGGCCTTCGGGATCGCCCGCCCCCGGCACGCGAAGGAAGCTCATCTATGCGCGGCGCAGTCATCCACGCCCCCGGCGATGTCCGCTTCGAGTCTCTGGACGACCCGAAGCTGCTTCACCCCACCGACGCGATCATCCGCACGGCTGTCACCTGCGTGTGCGGCTCCGACCTGTGGCCCTACCGCGGCGCCGAGCCGATCGGCGACCCGCACCCGATGGGCCACGAGTACGTCGGCTTCGTCGAGGAGGTCGGCTCCGGGGTCACCGCGGTGAAGCCGGGACAGTTCGTCGTCGGCTCGTTCGCCACGTCCGACAACACCTGTGCGAACTGCAAGAACGGATTCCAGTCCAGCTGCCTGCACCGCGAGTTCATGTCCACCTGCCAGGCCGAGTACGTGCGCATCCCCCACGCCCAGGGCACCCTGGTCGCCACCGACGAGGTACCCGGCGAGGAACTGTGGCCCGGTCTGCTGGCCGTCTCCGATGTGATGGGCACGGGCTGGTGGGCCGCGGACGCCGCCGAGGTGGGGCCCGGCTCGACCGCCGTGGTCGTCGGCGACGGCGCGGTGGGCCTGTGCGCGGTGATTGCGGCGAAGGAGATGGGCGCGGAGCGCATCATCGCCATGTCGCGGCACGAGTCCCGGCAGAAGCTCGCCCGGGAGTTCGGTGCCACCGACATCGTCACCGGGCGTGGCGACGAGGGCGTTGCGGAGATCAAGGAGCTGACCGGCGGCATCGGCGCCGACAGCGTCCTGGAGTGCGTCGGCACGGCCCAGGCCATGAGCCAGGCCCTGCGCTCCGCCCGGCCCGGCGGCAACGTCGGCTTCGTCGGTGTCCCCCACGAGGTCGCCGTCGACGGGCAGGAGCTGTTCTTCTCCCACGTCGGCCTGCGCGGCGGTCCCGCCCCCGTACGCCGGTATCTGCCCGACCTCATCGACCGCGTCCTCACCCGCCGGATCGACCCGGGCAAGGTCTTCGACCTCACCCTGCCCCTGGACCAGGTCGCCGAGGGCTACAAGGCCATGGACGAGCGCCGCGCCATCAAGACCCTCCTCACCCCCTGACCCCCTCCACCGCACAAGGAGCAACCGTGCAGATCACCCGCAGCTCGCTCGACACCGTCAAGGGCCCGGCCGACTGGTTCACCGGTGACGTCTACATCGACCCGGTCGCCGCCGCCCCCGCCCCCTCTCGGGTCACCGCCTCCCTGGTGCACTTCATGCCCGGCGCCCGCACCCACTGGCACCGCCACCCGCTGGGCCAGACCGTCTTCGTCACCGAAGGTGTCGGCCTGTGCCAGCGCCGCGGCGGTCCCGTAGAGGTCATCCGGCCTGGCGACCGGGTCCTGTTCGAGGCCGACGAGGAGCACTGGCACGGCGCCGCCCCGAACCGGCTGATGGTCCACGTGGCCATCAACGAGGGCGACGACGACCACGCCGTCGTGCACTGGCTGAACCCGGTCACCGACGACGAGTACACCGCCGCCCCGGCCACCGGCTGACACTGCGGTCCGCCCGGCCCTGCGTCCGCACCGCCTCACCTGAAAGGCTCACCGTGACCGCGTTCGCTCTCGTCGGCGCGGGCCCCGGACCGGGGCTGGCCGCCGCCCGCCGGTTGGGCGCCGCCGGCCACCACGTCGCCCTCCTGTCCCGCATGGCCGATCACCTCGACGCCCTGGTGGGCGAACTCGACGATGAGGGCATCCGGGCGCGCGGCCTCACCGCCGACGTCCTTGACCCCGCCTCCCTGACCGCAGTCCTGGACACGGCGGCCAAGGAGCCGGGGCTGCTGTTCGTCAACGGCGGCAGTGCCGTACGCCCGAACCCCGAGGTGGCCGGCACCTCGGTCGACACGACGTCCAAGCCGCGGTCGACCGGACTGTCGAGCGCTTCGGGAGCCTGGATGCCGCCTTCAACAACGCCGGCGTCGAGCAGCCCGTCCAGTCGGCCGCCGACACCGCCAAGAACGACTGGGACCGCGTTCTCGGCGTCAGCCTCACCGGAGCGTTCCTGTGCACCCGCGCCCAGATCCGGCAGATGCTGAAGCAGGACGGCGGCGGCGTGATCGTCAACGTCTCCTCCGGCGCCGGGGTCAAGGGCTTCGAGGGGCAGGCCGCCTACGCCGCCGCCAAGCACGGGATCATCGGCTTCACCCGTTCCGCCGCCCTCGACCACGCCGCACAGGGCATCCGTATCAACGCCGTCTGCCCGGGGATCATCGACACCGGGATGATCCGCCGCTTCGGCGACACCCGCCCCGGGGGCCGCGAAGGACTTATCGCCGACGAACCCGTCGGCCGCCTCGGCACGCCCGAGGAGATCGCCTCCGCCGTGCTCTGGCTGTGCTCCGCCGACGCCGCCTTCGCCACCGGCACCGCCCTGGTCGTCGACGGCGGCCAGACCACCTGAACCCTCCGGCACCCCGTCCGAAGCCCCCGTCGCAACCCTGTCCGAGGAGACATCTCCATGAACCCCACCTACGACTTCACCGGCCAGGTCGCCTTCGTCACCGGAGCCTCCTCCGGCATGGGCCTGGCCACCGCCCGCGCCTTCGCCAAAGCCGGCGCCGCCGTCGGCCTCGCCGACATCGACGAGACAGCCCTCAAGGCCGCCGTGCAGGAACTCACCGACGCCGGACACCGGGCCCTCGCCCTGGTCTGCGACGTCACCGACGAGGACCAGGTCGCCGCCGCCGTCGACCGCACCGTGGAGATCTTCGGCCGCCTTGACATGGCCTACAACAACGCCGGGATCATGCCCCCGCCCACCGACGCCGCCGACGAGAGCGCCGAACAGTTCGACCGCGTCCAGCACATCAACCTGCGCGGCATCTGGGCGGCCATGAAGCACGAACTGCGCCACATGCGCGACCAGGGCAGCGGCGCCATCGTCAACTGCTCCTCCCTCGGCGGCCTCGTCGGCAACCCCGGCCGCGCCGCCTACCACGCCACCAAGCACGGCGTGATCGGCCTGACCAAGAGCGCCGCCCTCGAATACGGCTCCCGCGGCGTCCGCATCAACGCGGTGTGCCCCGGCACCATCGCCACCCCCATGGTCGATGCGATGGTCGAAGGCGGCGAACTCGACCGCGCCCAGGCCGAAGCCGGCCAGGCCATCGACCGTCTCGGCACCGCCGACGAGATCGCCCAGGCCGTCCTGTGGCTCTCCAGCCCCGGCGCCGGCTACGTCACCGGCATCGCCCTGCCCGTCGACGGTGGCTACACCGCCCAGTAACCCCCTGCGTTGCCATCAAGCCGAGAGGTCGTCCTCGTCCAACTCCGGCGTGCCCGGGTCCCGCCGCGGGCGCAGGGCGCCCGCGGCCGGGAGGGAAGCGGTGACGCTGTAGCGGCCGAGCAGGTTCAGGTTGCGGTGCTTGAGCGGGGACAGGCGGGCGATGTCCTCGTCCCGCAGTTCGTGGCCCTCGGCGCGGAGCCGGGCGACGGCGTCGTCGATGTACGTCGTCGTCCACGGCACATCTGGGGCGCGAAGCCGAGCTGGTGGTGCGTGGAGCGTCGCCGGGCGATCAGACCGCGGTCGACATCGTCCAGGAAGAAGAACCGCTCCAAGCCGGGGCGGGTCGGCTCCTCGGCGCACTTCCCGCACAAGCGGACCGTAGCCGGTCCCGGCGCCCGTCCGGCGATCTTTCCGCGACCGCCGTACCGATGTTCCCCGAGGCCGTACACGTATGACGACTCGTTCTACGACGGAGCGCGCGGAGCCTAGGCGGTGCGGGTGAGCGCGTCCGGGATCAGGGTGAAGGTCTGTTCGACCAGGTGCGTCAGGCCGTCGCGGCCTCCTCGGCCGCCCTGGGCCGTCCAGTGCAGGCACACCGTGTGCCAGGCGGCGACGAAGATCTCCACGGTGAGGCGCAGGCGCAACGCGTCCGCCTCCGTGTCGGCGCCGGCACGGCCGGCCAGCGTCTCGACGATGTCACGGGTGGTGTCCTGGCAGTACCCCAGTCCGTGCGACTGCAGCACGGGAACGGACTCGGACAGCTCACGGGTGGCCAGGAACCGGCGGTCCCAGTCCGGCTCCATGGCCTCCAGGGTCGCCTCCAGGGCCACCCGGAGCACGCCGAGGAGCGGGCCGTCCAGCCGTACGGCGGCCACCCGGTCCAGGTACGCCGACCACAGCTCGCTGTCGGCGGCGAGCGCGACGTCCTCCTTGGAGCGGTAGTTCCGGAAGAAGGTGCGCTTGGACACCTCCACCGCGTCGCACAGGTCGTCGAGCGTGGTGGTGTCGTAACCGCGTTCGGTGAACAGACGGAGCGCGGTCTCGGCCAGGGCCCGGCGCGTACGCAGCTTCTTCCGTTCGCGCAGCGGCAGTTCGCGCAGATCGTGACTCACACCGCCGACCCTACCACCCGGGCGCTCTTGCCCTTTGACAGCTAATGCCACTCAGTGGCACTGTCGCCCAAGTGGCCGTTTGCTGGCCGCCCTTGGCCGTCTCCTGAAGGAGCCCTCACTCGTGACTACCGTTTCCCCGGGCCGCCCGCGTCCGGCGATCACGCTGGCAGTGGTCCTGCTCGCCTTCGTCACCGTGCCGATGTCCATCTCCGGAGCGGCCGTCGCGCTGCCCGGCATCGGCGAGGACCTGCATACGGCGGGCGCGCCCTTGCAGTGGGTGATGAACGCCTACAACCTGACGTTCGCCTCGTTCATGCTGGTCGCCGGGTCCGCGGCCGATATGTTCGGCCGCCGGCGGGCCTTCGCGGCGGGCGCGGCGGTGTTCGCCGCCGGTTCGCTCGCCGCGGCGGTCGCGCCCGGCATCGTGCTCCTGGATCTCGCCCGCGCCCTGTCGGGCATCGGTGCGGCGGGCGTGTTCGCCAGCGGTGGCGCGATCCTGGCCACGACCTTCGACGGGGCCGCGCGCACCCGTGCCTTCGCCGCTCTCGGCAGCGCCGCCGGTCTCGGCCTGGCGGCGGGACCGACCCTGTCGGGCTGGCTGGTCGGCGCGCTCGGCTGGCGTGCCACGTTCGGGCTGCACGCGGCCTTGGTGGCCGTGGCGCTGACCGGCGTCGGACTGGTCGCCGAGTCCCGTGCGCCACGGCGTCCCCGGCTGGACGCGACCGGTGCGCTGGTGTTCGTCGCGGGCCTCGGCCTGCTCGTGCTGGGCGCGGTCCAGGGCCCGGAGTGGGGATGGGCGAGCCCCGCCGCGCTGGCGCTGCTGGTCG comes from Streptomyces sp. SCL15-4 and encodes:
- a CDS encoding zinc-dependent alcohol dehydrogenase family protein translates to MRGAVIHAPGDVRFESLDDPKLLHPTDAIIRTAVTCVCGSDLWPYRGAEPIGDPHPMGHEYVGFVEEVGSGVTAVKPGQFVVGSFATSDNTCANCKNGFQSSCLHREFMSTCQAEYVRIPHAQGTLVATDEVPGEELWPGLLAVSDVMGTGWWAADAAEVGPGSTAVVVGDGAVGLCAVIAAKEMGAERIIAMSRHESRQKLAREFGATDIVTGRGDEGVAEIKELTGGIGADSVLECVGTAQAMSQALRSARPGGNVGFVGVPHEVAVDGQELFFSHVGLRGGPAPVRRYLPDLIDRVLTRRIDPGKVFDLTLPLDQVAEGYKAMDERRAIKTLLTP
- a CDS encoding cupin domain-containing protein; translation: MQITRSSLDTVKGPADWFTGDVYIDPVAAAPAPSRVTASLVHFMPGARTHWHRHPLGQTVFVTEGVGLCQRRGGPVEVIRPGDRVLFEADEEHWHGAAPNRLMVHVAINEGDDDHAVVHWLNPVTDDEYTAAPATG
- a CDS encoding SDR family oxidoreductase — translated: MDAAFNNAGVEQPVQSAADTAKNDWDRVLGVSLTGAFLCTRAQIRQMLKQDGGGVIVNVSSGAGVKGFEGQAAYAAAKHGIIGFTRSAALDHAAQGIRINAVCPGIIDTGMIRRFGDTRPGGREGLIADEPVGRLGTPEEIASAVLWLCSADAAFATGTALVVDGGQTT
- a CDS encoding glucose 1-dehydrogenase, encoding MNPTYDFTGQVAFVTGASSGMGLATARAFAKAGAAVGLADIDETALKAAVQELTDAGHRALALVCDVTDEDQVAAAVDRTVEIFGRLDMAYNNAGIMPPPTDAADESAEQFDRVQHINLRGIWAAMKHELRHMRDQGSGAIVNCSSLGGLVGNPGRAAYHATKHGVIGLTKSAALEYGSRGVRINAVCPGTIATPMVDAMVEGGELDRAQAEAGQAIDRLGTADEIAQAVLWLSSPGAGYVTGIALPVDGGYTAQ
- a CDS encoding TetR/AcrR family transcriptional regulator, whose translation is MSHDLRELPLRERKKLRTRRALAETALRLFTERGYDTTTLDDLCDAVEVSKRTFFRNYRSKEDVALAADSELWSAYLDRVAAVRLDGPLLGVLRVALEATLEAMEPDWDRRFLATRELSESVPVLQSHGLGYCQDTTRDIVETLAGRAGADTEADALRLRLTVEIFVAAWHTVCLHWTAQGGRGGRDGLTHLVEQTFTLIPDALTRTA